The following are from one region of the Corynebacterium hindlerae genome:
- a CDS encoding DUF2339 domain-containing protein: MGKVKKAQRLYDEAIESLRVAAGADWNGPAHSSDKVAEALNSTAGIDTNELRKKQTDITSGGRATGVKNGRVLPQIGAMLVGIIGGAITETLISKAWDWIASDEKAEEFGEDTTKAADRLDDVEKTTGECAEKLCSETKSTVSQLCSLLRMINKEKHPREYRAVLSAADSLINQCGSGVIGIAAERDTCVSDIYNQLIQRGSEICGEDIQPVPLACEQPVECPPAPPCDVAPASAPPAPAPAPAPAGPAPGPAPATTPAATPPAPPTAPEVSPAPTAPPVQPATVEPPVEKLPEPTFEPKTPAPVEPSAVEPPAVKDCEAPADVPEEPADCETETDTPECDSSPLSAVLGIGIMVAIIGVIITALEECVAAPEPEAPPAAEPPPPVAEEPPPPPKQHVPPPPVAEEPPPPPKQHVPPPPVAEEPPPPPKQHVPPPPVAEEPPVVAEPPPAPEPELASSGVARKAGAW, from the coding sequence ATGGGCAAAGTAAAGAAAGCGCAGCGGCTTTACGACGAAGCAATTGAATCCTTACGCGTTGCCGCCGGAGCCGACTGGAATGGCCCTGCGCATTCTTCCGACAAAGTAGCTGAAGCGTTGAACAGCACAGCGGGCATTGACACCAATGAGCTGCGCAAAAAGCAGACCGACATCACGTCTGGTGGCCGGGCAACTGGAGTGAAAAACGGGCGAGTTCTGCCGCAGATTGGTGCCATGCTCGTCGGCATCATCGGGGGAGCCATCACGGAAACGCTCATCTCCAAAGCCTGGGATTGGATCGCATCGGACGAAAAAGCCGAGGAATTCGGCGAAGACACCACAAAGGCAGCAGATCGGCTCGACGACGTGGAAAAGACCACAGGGGAGTGCGCCGAAAAACTGTGCTCAGAGACCAAATCAACGGTGTCACAACTGTGTTCGTTGCTACGAATGATCAATAAGGAAAAACACCCCAGGGAGTACCGCGCTGTACTCTCCGCCGCCGATTCGCTCATCAACCAGTGCGGAAGCGGGGTAATAGGGATTGCGGCGGAACGCGACACGTGCGTATCCGACATTTACAACCAACTCATCCAGCGGGGCTCCGAGATCTGCGGGGAAGATATCCAACCAGTACCTCTCGCGTGCGAACAACCCGTGGAATGCCCACCAGCGCCACCATGCGACGTCGCTCCGGCTTCGGCGCCACCTGCACCGGCACCGGCTCCGGCACCGGCGGGCCCAGCGCCCGGCCCCGCACCAGCGACAACGCCAGCGGCTACGCCACCGGCACCGCCCACTGCACCGGAAGTGTCGCCTGCACCGACAGCGCCACCCGTGCAACCTGCCACTGTGGAACCACCGGTAGAGAAACTTCCGGAACCAACATTTGAGCCTAAAACGCCAGCACCTGTCGAACCTTCGGCAGTGGAACCACCTGCAGTCAAGGACTGCGAGGCACCGGCGGACGTCCCCGAAGAGCCAGCGGATTGCGAGACCGAAACTGACACACCGGAATGCGATTCCTCGCCACTGTCGGCCGTCCTTGGAATTGGAATCATGGTCGCCATCATCGGCGTGATTATCACCGCGTTAGAGGAGTGCGTTGCTGCGCCCGAACCAGAAGCTCCTCCTGCCGCAGAACCGCCACCGCCGGTTGCTGAGGAGCCTCCGCCACCACCGAAGCAGCACGTTCCGCCACCGCCGGTTGCTGAGGAGCCTCCGCCACCACCGAAGCAGCACGTTCCGCCACCGCCGGTTGCTGAGGAGCCTCCGCCACCACCGAAGCAGCACGTTCCGCCACCGCCGGTTGCTGAGGAGCCACCAGTTGTCGCAGAGCCACCACCGGCACCGGAACCAGAGCTGGCAAGTAGCGGTGTGGCTCGAAAGGCAGGTGCGTGGTGA
- a CDS encoding dienelactone hydrolase family protein, translating to MAENLNKLVSKLSKRGPHRVLVGDLEYAGLPGKIYTPAEGNGLPAVAFGHDWMTDIKRYHATLRHLASWGIVVAAPNTEKGFMPDHRGFAADLETTLQILTGVKLGTGAVTVAPGKIGFAGHGMGAGCAVLAAAGRNHIKAVAALYPAATSPSCEDAAMNVNVPGFVLGQTERDFVTTGNPVNVAARWAGSCTYREIEGATQQGFPELSFSRLAVGMGRPQTGAQEITRALLTGFLLHRLDGQHKYSGFSNAEATAKKVTSFDATGVRLKLDEIEHTAF from the coding sequence GTGGCTGAGAATTTGAACAAACTCGTGAGCAAACTGTCCAAGCGTGGCCCGCACCGGGTCCTCGTCGGCGACCTGGAATATGCTGGTCTGCCAGGAAAGATTTATACGCCAGCAGAAGGAAATGGTCTTCCTGCTGTTGCGTTCGGCCACGATTGGATGACCGACATCAAGCGTTATCACGCGACCCTGCGTCACCTCGCTTCGTGGGGAATCGTGGTCGCCGCTCCGAACACTGAAAAAGGCTTTATGCCGGATCACCGCGGTTTCGCGGCAGACTTGGAGACGACTCTCCAGATCCTCACCGGAGTCAAACTAGGTACCGGTGCTGTGACTGTCGCACCGGGAAAGATCGGTTTCGCTGGCCACGGCATGGGCGCCGGGTGCGCCGTTTTGGCAGCTGCCGGACGCAATCACATCAAAGCGGTGGCGGCCCTTTACCCTGCTGCGACCTCTCCTTCTTGTGAGGACGCAGCTATGAACGTTAACGTCCCGGGATTCGTCCTAGGCCAAACGGAGCGCGACTTTGTCACTACCGGTAATCCGGTGAATGTGGCCGCTCGTTGGGCGGGTTCCTGCACATATCGCGAGATCGAGGGCGCAACCCAGCAGGGTTTCCCCGAATTGTCCTTCTCTCGGTTGGCCGTCGGTATGGGACGCCCACAGACTGGGGCGCAGGAAATCACCCGCGCATTACTCACAGGCTTCCTCCTGCACCGGCTGGATGGCCAGCACAAGTACTCTGGTTTCTCCAACGCGGAGGCCACGGCAAAGAAAGTCACCAGTTTTGACGCCACCGGGGTTCGCCTGAAGCTCGACGAGATCGAGCACACCGCCTTCTAA